A stretch of the Harpia harpyja isolate bHarHar1 chromosome 5, bHarHar1 primary haplotype, whole genome shotgun sequence genome encodes the following:
- the TMEM65 gene encoding transmembrane protein 65 isoform X3 has translation MSAWLGRAALLLGRPGGPAAAAAPSSCLGSLRGPPRCCCRRRLGSLRGGAEGLLLPLGSPPPLGRALGTHPKKEPMEALNTAQGARDFIYSLHSTERSCLLRELHRFESIAIAQASRYPKPLVPLEKPAKEVVSPEMSSTFEKLEVAPPSPGQLKHVFFHNALPFVGFGFLDNAIMIAAGTQIELSIGVILGISTMAAAALGNLVSDLAGLGLAGYVEALASRLGLSIPDLTPKQADMWQTRLSAHLGKAIGVTIGCILGMFPLLFFGDEEEKLEEKN, from the exons ATGTCGGCGTGGCTCGGCCGGGCGGCGCTGCTGCTGGGGCGGCCggggggccccgccgccgccgccgccccttcctcctgcctgggctcGCTGCGTGGCCCCCCGCGCTGCTGCTGCCGTCGCCGCCTGGGCAGCCTGCGAGGCGGCGCCGAGGGGCTGCTCCTCCCGCTGGggtcgccgccgccgctcgggcGGGCGCTGGGCACCCACCCCAAGAAGGAGCCGATGGAGGCGTTGAACACGGCGCAGGGGGCCCGCGACTTCATCTACAGCCTGCACTCCACCGAGCGGAGCTGCCTGCTGCGGGAGCTGCACCGCTTCGAGTCCATCGCCATCGCCCAAG CATCCAGATATCCTAAACCACTGGTACCACTTGAGAAGCCAGCGAAGGAGGTAGTGTCACCAGAGATGAGCAGTACTTTtg AGAAGTTGGAGGTTGCACCACCATCTCCAGGACAACTGAAACATG TGTTCTTCCACAATGCATTACCTTTTGTAGGGTTTGGATTTTTGGATAACGCAATTATGATTGCTGCG GGAACCCAAATAGAGTTGTCAATTGGAGTTATCCTAGGAATTTCAACTATGGCAG ctgctgctttgggaaacCTTGTTTCAGATTTAGCTGGACTGGG CCTTGCAGGTTATGTAGAAGCTTTAGCTTCACGACTGGGTCTGTCAATCCCTGATCTGACACCCAAACAAGCTGATATGTGGCAAACGCGTCTCAGTGCACACTTG GGTAAAGCTATTGGAGTGACCATTGGCTGCATTTTAGGAATGTTTCCTTTGTTGTTCTTTGGCgatgaggaagaaaaactggaagaaaaaaattaa
- the TMEM65 gene encoding transmembrane protein 65 isoform X1 — MSAWLGRAALLLGRPGGPAAAAAPSSCLGSLRGPPRCCCRRRLGSLRGGAEGLLLPLGSPPPLGRALGTHPKKEPMEALNTAQGARDFIYSLHSTERSCLLRELHRFESIAIAQDPISARGSCQQYGETWAHQEPNGACSSAHSQAYHQKDAVPSTNCPSAKYDRTHYLWPPLMAEAAGKPILCCGCYAEGRSSEKLEVAPPSPGQLKHVFFHNALPFVGFGFLDNAIMIAAGTQIELSIGVILGISTMAAAALGNLVSDLAGLGLAGYVEALASRLGLSIPDLTPKQADMWQTRLSAHLGKAIGVTIGCILGMFPLLFFGDEEEKLEEKN; from the exons ATGTCGGCGTGGCTCGGCCGGGCGGCGCTGCTGCTGGGGCGGCCggggggccccgccgccgccgccgccccttcctcctgcctgggctcGCTGCGTGGCCCCCCGCGCTGCTGCTGCCGTCGCCGCCTGGGCAGCCTGCGAGGCGGCGCCGAGGGGCTGCTCCTCCCGCTGGggtcgccgccgccgctcgggcGGGCGCTGGGCACCCACCCCAAGAAGGAGCCGATGGAGGCGTTGAACACGGCGCAGGGGGCCCGCGACTTCATCTACAGCCTGCACTCCACCGAGCGGAGCTGCCTGCTGCGGGAGCTGCACCGCTTCGAGTCCATCGCCATCGCCCAAG ACCCCATATCAGCTAGGGGAAGCTGTCAGCAATATGGGGAGACCTGGGCACATCAAGAACCAAATGGGGCCTGTTCCTCAGCCCATTCCCAGGCCTACCACCAGAAGGATGCAGTTCCATCAACTAATTGCCCTAGCGCGAAATATGACAGGACACACTATCTGTGGCCTCCGCTAATGGCAGAGGCTGCAGGGAAACCCATCCTTTGCTGCGGCTGCTACGCTGAAGGACGGTCCTCAG AGAAGTTGGAGGTTGCACCACCATCTCCAGGACAACTGAAACATG TGTTCTTCCACAATGCATTACCTTTTGTAGGGTTTGGATTTTTGGATAACGCAATTATGATTGCTGCG GGAACCCAAATAGAGTTGTCAATTGGAGTTATCCTAGGAATTTCAACTATGGCAG ctgctgctttgggaaacCTTGTTTCAGATTTAGCTGGACTGGG CCTTGCAGGTTATGTAGAAGCTTTAGCTTCACGACTGGGTCTGTCAATCCCTGATCTGACACCCAAACAAGCTGATATGTGGCAAACGCGTCTCAGTGCACACTTG GGTAAAGCTATTGGAGTGACCATTGGCTGCATTTTAGGAATGTTTCCTTTGTTGTTCTTTGGCgatgaggaagaaaaactggaagaaaaaaattaa
- the TMEM65 gene encoding transmembrane protein 65 isoform X4, whose amino-acid sequence MSAWLGRAALLLGRPGGPAAAAAPSSCLGSLRGPPRCCCRRRLGSLRGGAEGLLLPLGSPPPLGRALGTHPKKEPMEALNTAQGARDFIYSLHSTERSCLLRELHRFESIAIAQEKLEVAPPSPGQLKHVFFHNALPFVGFGFLDNAIMIAAGTQIELSIGVILGISTMAAAALGNLVSDLAGLGLAGYVEALASRLGLSIPDLTPKQADMWQTRLSAHLGKAIGVTIGCILGMFPLLFFGDEEEKLEEKN is encoded by the exons ATGTCGGCGTGGCTCGGCCGGGCGGCGCTGCTGCTGGGGCGGCCggggggccccgccgccgccgccgccccttcctcctgcctgggctcGCTGCGTGGCCCCCCGCGCTGCTGCTGCCGTCGCCGCCTGGGCAGCCTGCGAGGCGGCGCCGAGGGGCTGCTCCTCCCGCTGGggtcgccgccgccgctcgggcGGGCGCTGGGCACCCACCCCAAGAAGGAGCCGATGGAGGCGTTGAACACGGCGCAGGGGGCCCGCGACTTCATCTACAGCCTGCACTCCACCGAGCGGAGCTGCCTGCTGCGGGAGCTGCACCGCTTCGAGTCCATCGCCATCGCCCAAG AGAAGTTGGAGGTTGCACCACCATCTCCAGGACAACTGAAACATG TGTTCTTCCACAATGCATTACCTTTTGTAGGGTTTGGATTTTTGGATAACGCAATTATGATTGCTGCG GGAACCCAAATAGAGTTGTCAATTGGAGTTATCCTAGGAATTTCAACTATGGCAG ctgctgctttgggaaacCTTGTTTCAGATTTAGCTGGACTGGG CCTTGCAGGTTATGTAGAAGCTTTAGCTTCACGACTGGGTCTGTCAATCCCTGATCTGACACCCAAACAAGCTGATATGTGGCAAACGCGTCTCAGTGCACACTTG GGTAAAGCTATTGGAGTGACCATTGGCTGCATTTTAGGAATGTTTCCTTTGTTGTTCTTTGGCgatgaggaagaaaaactggaagaaaaaaattaa
- the TMEM65 gene encoding transmembrane protein 65 isoform X2 produces MSAWLGRAALLLGRPGGPAAAAAPSSCLGSLRGPPRCCCRRRLGSLRGGAEGLLLPLGSPPPLGRALGTHPKKEPMEALNTAQGARDFIYSLHSTERSCLLRELHRFESIAIAQDPISARGSCQQYGETWAHQEPNGACSSAHSQAYHQKDAVPSTNCPSAKYDRTHYLWPPLMAEAAGKPILCCGCYAEGRSSEKLEVAPPSPGQLKHVFFHNALPFVGFGFLDNAIMIAAGTQIELSIGVILGISTMAAAALGNLVSDLAGLGLAGYVEALASRLGLSIPDLTPKQADMWQTRLSAHLIVFLVCMLRKMWLPTEN; encoded by the exons ATGTCGGCGTGGCTCGGCCGGGCGGCGCTGCTGCTGGGGCGGCCggggggccccgccgccgccgccgccccttcctcctgcctgggctcGCTGCGTGGCCCCCCGCGCTGCTGCTGCCGTCGCCGCCTGGGCAGCCTGCGAGGCGGCGCCGAGGGGCTGCTCCTCCCGCTGGggtcgccgccgccgctcgggcGGGCGCTGGGCACCCACCCCAAGAAGGAGCCGATGGAGGCGTTGAACACGGCGCAGGGGGCCCGCGACTTCATCTACAGCCTGCACTCCACCGAGCGGAGCTGCCTGCTGCGGGAGCTGCACCGCTTCGAGTCCATCGCCATCGCCCAAG ACCCCATATCAGCTAGGGGAAGCTGTCAGCAATATGGGGAGACCTGGGCACATCAAGAACCAAATGGGGCCTGTTCCTCAGCCCATTCCCAGGCCTACCACCAGAAGGATGCAGTTCCATCAACTAATTGCCCTAGCGCGAAATATGACAGGACACACTATCTGTGGCCTCCGCTAATGGCAGAGGCTGCAGGGAAACCCATCCTTTGCTGCGGCTGCTACGCTGAAGGACGGTCCTCAG AGAAGTTGGAGGTTGCACCACCATCTCCAGGACAACTGAAACATG TGTTCTTCCACAATGCATTACCTTTTGTAGGGTTTGGATTTTTGGATAACGCAATTATGATTGCTGCG GGAACCCAAATAGAGTTGTCAATTGGAGTTATCCTAGGAATTTCAACTATGGCAG ctgctgctttgggaaacCTTGTTTCAGATTTAGCTGGACTGGG CCTTGCAGGTTATGTAGAAGCTTTAGCTTCACGACTGGGTCTGTCAATCCCTGATCTGACACCCAAACAAGCTGATATGTGGCAAACGCGTCTCAGTGCACACTTG ATTGTGTTTCTAGTCTGCATGCTAAGAAAAATGTGGCTCCCAACCGAAAACTAG